In Rubrivirga marina, the following are encoded in one genomic region:
- a CDS encoding TraB/GumN family protein, whose product MRLLPLALLLGLLAPASAQDDPRRPPLYLVSHEGAKVYVLGSVHVLPVDALPLPSHVEDVYAAASVVAFEIDLAEAEERAFELIGAATDEALIGDLLDDEQRHALHTSVRSFGLPGPTFDEVEPWFGGMSFGMLTLRGSAEAYGQGVDAYLYERAWLDGKEVIALETLTDQISAFDDLSDESQVAYLMGLVANAEGAEAAFSLLLDAWASGDEGRLSGVLSDELAHPEVYESLLVRRNRSWMPALDSLLGRPGTVSLVVVGAGHLVGRGSLVELLREAGHKPQRL is encoded by the coding sequence ATGCGCCTCCTCCCCCTCGCGCTCCTCCTCGGCCTCCTCGCGCCCGCGTCCGCCCAGGACGACCCGCGCCGCCCGCCGCTCTACCTCGTCAGCCACGAGGGGGCCAAGGTGTACGTCCTAGGCTCGGTCCACGTCCTCCCCGTCGACGCGCTCCCCCTCCCCTCCCACGTCGAAGACGTGTACGCCGCCGCGTCGGTCGTCGCCTTCGAGATCGACCTCGCCGAGGCCGAGGAGCGGGCCTTCGAGTTGATCGGGGCGGCCACCGACGAGGCCCTCATCGGCGATCTGCTGGACGACGAGCAGCGCCACGCGCTCCACACCTCGGTCCGCTCGTTCGGCCTCCCCGGCCCGACGTTCGACGAGGTCGAGCCGTGGTTCGGGGGGATGAGCTTCGGGATGCTCACGCTCCGCGGCAGCGCCGAGGCCTACGGTCAGGGCGTCGACGCCTACCTCTACGAGCGTGCGTGGCTCGACGGAAAGGAGGTGATCGCGCTCGAAACGCTGACCGACCAGATCTCGGCGTTCGACGACCTCTCGGACGAGAGCCAGGTGGCGTACCTCATGGGCCTCGTCGCCAACGCGGAGGGCGCGGAGGCTGCGTTCAGCCTGCTCCTCGACGCCTGGGCCTCCGGCGACGAGGGCCGCCTGTCGGGCGTCCTCAGCGACGAACTCGCCCACCCCGAGGTCTACGAGTCCCTGCTCGTCCGCCGCAACCGGTCGTGGATGCCGGCGCTCGACTCGCTGCTGGGCCGCCCGGGCACCGTCTCGCTCGTGGTGGTCGGAGCCGGCCACCTCGTCGGCCGCGGGAGCCTCGTCGAGCTTCTCCGCGAGGCCGGCCACAAGCCCCAGCGACTCTAA